In Horticoccus luteus, the following proteins share a genomic window:
- a CDS encoding LacI family DNA-binding transcriptional regulator, with product MSWEKRTTLKDVAGRLGLSVAAVSLALRNHPSISAATTAKVKAMARELNYAPDPGLSALAAHRSRLRVHRDFSVIALVTNWSSRDAWTTRTSAKQAIEGVTLRARSLGYSLQVFWAREQGCSARRFSAVLRNRGIRGVILAPFEDPRDRLDLEWKDFAVVALERPVQYPLFHHIVPNHFAGILLAWEQLRARNYTRIGIIVWTDLSDRTLHQWEAGYAYLQSRTLEANRVSALVLQPEDPVGQIRSWLRRERPEAVISRSDGFFEAVRAEGLRIPQDIGYASLNVADDVPQASGIQQHRSEMGEFAVEILNSLLQSNQRGFNAVPHGTHVDGTWQEGRTVRGLPAARKKAREPR from the coding sequence GTGAGCTGGGAAAAACGCACCACTTTGAAGGATGTTGCCGGGCGGCTGGGCCTGAGCGTGGCGGCGGTGTCGCTGGCGTTGCGCAACCATCCTTCGATTTCGGCGGCGACGACGGCGAAGGTGAAGGCGATGGCGCGGGAGCTGAATTACGCGCCGGATCCGGGGTTGTCGGCGCTGGCCGCGCACCGCAGCCGCCTGCGGGTGCATCGGGATTTTTCGGTGATCGCGCTCGTGACGAACTGGTCGAGTCGGGATGCGTGGACGACGCGGACAAGTGCGAAGCAGGCGATCGAAGGCGTAACGTTGCGCGCGCGGTCGCTCGGGTATTCGCTGCAGGTCTTCTGGGCGCGCGAACAGGGGTGTTCGGCGCGGCGGTTCAGCGCGGTGCTGCGCAACCGCGGCATCCGGGGCGTGATTCTCGCGCCGTTCGAAGATCCGCGCGACCGGCTCGATCTGGAGTGGAAGGACTTCGCGGTCGTCGCGCTGGAGCGGCCAGTGCAATATCCGTTGTTTCATCACATCGTGCCGAACCACTTCGCGGGCATTTTGCTGGCGTGGGAGCAACTGCGCGCGCGCAACTACACGCGGATCGGGATCATCGTGTGGACGGATCTCTCTGATCGCACGCTGCACCAATGGGAGGCGGGTTACGCTTATCTGCAGTCGCGCACGCTGGAGGCGAATCGGGTATCGGCGCTCGTGCTGCAGCCGGAGGATCCGGTGGGACAGATTCGAAGCTGGCTGCGGCGGGAACGCCCGGAGGCGGTCATCAGCCGCTCGGATGGTTTTTTTGAAGCGGTGCGCGCTGAAGGTTTGCGCATCCCGCAGGACATCGGTTACGCGAGTTTGAATGTCGCGGACGACGTGCCGCAGGCGAGCGGGATCCAGCAGCATCGCAGCGAAATGGGGGAATTTGCCGTCGAGATATTGAACAGCTTGCTCCAGAGCAACCAGCGCGGTTTCAACGCCGTGCCGCATGGCACGCACGTGGACGGCACGTGGCAGGAAGGCCGCACGGTGCGGGGTTTGCCGGCCGCGCGAAAGAAAGCGCGCGAGCCGCGGTGA
- a CDS encoding sulfatase-like hydrolase/transferase → MAAPSPFPAPSSGRPPPNVVFIIADDHRHDALGVCGHPAVRTPHLDALARRGTHFARTYQMGGLIAAVCSPARAALLTGCNVIRADAAPSPSSQPDRLVALAPDLTTLPERFRAAGYETFITGKWHNDPAALQRSFTGGRRIFFGGMSDHHHVPLRDYSPTGDYSAPPYYEAGFSTELFCRAAEEFIQQPRGPFFLYLALTSPHDPRTPPPEFATLYPPADIPLPANFLPDHPFDNGEIAIRDERLADHPLQPDVLRAHLAAYYGMISHHDAQLSRVFTALREAGLESNTLVVYVSDHGLSLGSHGLLGKQNLYEESVRVPLLLAGPGVTAGRTETAPVYSLDLFSTLPALAGLPAAPAHDSRPLPLTASTPDGRRHFVFALYKDCQRMVSDGRWKLIRYYVHGQERRQLFDLDNDPAELTDLSTVAAHQPVIHRLLARLNAWQSSIGDRWLPPALLPGDVDSDLVA, encoded by the coding sequence GTGGCTGCCCCTTCTCCCTTTCCTGCGCCGTCCTCCGGTCGGCCGCCGCCGAATGTCGTCTTCATCATCGCCGACGATCACCGGCACGATGCGCTCGGCGTGTGCGGGCATCCGGCGGTGCGCACGCCCCACTTGGACGCCTTGGCGCGCCGCGGCACCCATTTCGCGCGCACGTATCAAATGGGCGGGCTCATCGCCGCCGTGTGTTCGCCTGCCCGCGCCGCGCTCTTGACTGGCTGCAATGTCATCCGCGCCGACGCCGCTCCCTCTCCCTCCAGCCAGCCCGACCGCCTGGTGGCCCTCGCTCCCGATCTCACGACGCTCCCCGAGCGATTTCGCGCCGCCGGTTACGAGACGTTCATCACCGGAAAATGGCACAACGACCCGGCGGCGCTTCAACGCTCGTTCACCGGCGGACGCCGCATCTTTTTCGGCGGCATGTCCGATCATCATCACGTGCCGCTGCGGGATTATTCGCCGACCGGCGACTACTCGGCACCGCCTTACTACGAAGCAGGCTTCTCCACCGAACTCTTTTGCCGCGCTGCGGAGGAGTTTATTCAGCAACCCCGCGGACCCTTCTTCCTCTATCTCGCACTCACGTCGCCCCACGATCCCCGCACCCCGCCCCCGGAGTTCGCCACGTTATATCCGCCGGCCGACATTCCGTTGCCGGCGAATTTTCTGCCTGACCATCCCTTTGATAACGGCGAAATTGCGATCCGCGACGAACGCCTCGCCGACCATCCACTGCAACCCGATGTCCTGCGGGCGCATCTCGCCGCCTACTATGGCATGATCAGCCATCACGACGCTCAACTCAGCCGCGTCTTCACCGCTCTGCGCGAGGCTGGCTTGGAATCCAACACGCTGGTCGTTTACGTCTCCGATCACGGGTTGTCGCTCGGCAGCCACGGTTTGCTCGGCAAACAGAATCTCTACGAAGAAAGCGTGCGCGTGCCGCTGCTGCTGGCGGGCCCCGGCGTGACTGCCGGGCGCACCGAAACAGCGCCGGTTTATTCCCTCGATCTCTTCTCGACGCTGCCCGCGCTGGCCGGCCTGCCCGCTGCGCCCGCTCACGACAGCCGACCGTTACCGCTCACGGCATCAACGCCTGACGGCCGCCGGCACTTCGTTTTCGCGCTCTATAAGGATTGTCAGCGCATGGTCAGCGATGGGCGGTGGAAACTCATCCGCTACTACGTGCACGGGCAGGAGCGGCGACAACTTTTCGACTTGGACAACGACCCCGCGGAGCTCACCGATCTCTCCACCGTGGCCGCGCACCAACCCGTCATTCATCGCCTGCTCGCCCGCTTGAACGCCTGGCAGAGCTCCATCGGCGATCGCTGGCTGCCGCCCGCGCTTCTGCCGGGTGATGTCGACTCGGATCTCGTCGCATGA
- a CDS encoding SLC5 family protein, with protein sequence MTHLRVSPLDLGIVLGYFVFTIALGAWFSRRKVETGEGFFLAGRSARWPVIGASLFSANISSQQFVGMAGLAYTLGLVAGAFQLVGAGCFLLLALFFVDVYLGLKLTTAPEFFERRYGSGTRLFVAGINVVMILAANLTAALYAGATVLTTLLGWTAPGQFLIAVVAIAGGAAICAIFGGLRSVMWIDVFQASVLVLGGLVTLFAALAHAGGLAALLPMHDPAGHSMWSVVQPWNHAFGWLPLLTGAVILGVHGHCTDHDYVQRALAARSVYHSKMGAVFAALLKILALFIIAAPGVIAARLIPGLAHPDQAYAEMVAHFVPPGLVGLVLAGLLAAILGTMAAGLAASSSMLTYDFALKIFPRLDERARVRLGRALMALILVGCSAAAPLIARYSGLFAYLVKLWSLLAPPVFVCVVFGIFSRRADNRGAIATLIVGSTLGLAAFLVLDSPAAVAKLPVYLRNPLNIGFTITLVCTAVMLAASRGRFSPAARLAFAQRAAVPMSDREQRRYRLFLASVLIVLVAVIVLFSPLGLLRA encoded by the coding sequence ATGACCCATCTGCGCGTCAGCCCCCTCGATCTGGGGATCGTGCTCGGATATTTCGTGTTTACCATCGCGCTCGGCGCTTGGTTTTCCCGTCGCAAGGTCGAGACCGGCGAAGGCTTCTTCCTCGCCGGCCGCTCCGCGCGCTGGCCCGTCATCGGCGCGTCGCTTTTTTCTGCGAACATCTCCAGTCAGCAATTCGTCGGCATGGCCGGCCTCGCCTACACCCTCGGACTCGTCGCCGGCGCGTTCCAATTGGTGGGCGCGGGCTGCTTCCTCCTCCTCGCGCTGTTTTTTGTGGACGTTTATCTGGGGCTGAAGCTCACCACCGCGCCGGAATTCTTCGAGCGCCGCTACGGTTCCGGCACGCGGCTCTTCGTTGCGGGCATCAACGTCGTCATGATCCTCGCCGCCAACCTCACCGCGGCGCTCTATGCCGGCGCCACGGTGCTGACCACGTTGCTGGGCTGGACCGCTCCCGGACAATTTCTGATCGCGGTCGTGGCGATCGCGGGCGGCGCGGCGATCTGCGCCATTTTCGGCGGGTTGCGTTCGGTCATGTGGATCGACGTGTTTCAAGCCTCGGTGCTCGTCCTCGGCGGGCTCGTGACGCTCTTCGCCGCTCTCGCTCACGCCGGCGGCCTCGCCGCGCTGCTCCCCATGCACGATCCCGCGGGCCACTCCATGTGGTCGGTCGTGCAACCCTGGAACCATGCCTTCGGCTGGCTGCCGCTGCTGACCGGCGCCGTGATCCTCGGCGTGCATGGACATTGCACCGATCATGACTACGTCCAACGCGCGCTCGCGGCCCGCAGTGTTTATCATTCGAAAATGGGCGCGGTATTCGCCGCGTTGCTCAAGATCCTGGCCCTCTTCATCATCGCTGCACCGGGTGTCATCGCGGCGCGGCTCATTCCCGGCCTCGCCCATCCGGATCAAGCCTACGCCGAAATGGTGGCGCATTTCGTTCCACCGGGACTGGTCGGCTTGGTGCTCGCCGGACTGCTCGCGGCGATTCTCGGCACGATGGCGGCCGGGCTGGCCGCGTCGTCCTCGATGCTCACCTATGATTTCGCGCTGAAAATATTCCCCCGGCTCGACGAACGCGCCCGCGTGCGCCTCGGCCGCGCGTTGATGGCGCTCATTCTCGTGGGTTGCAGCGCGGCGGCGCCGCTGATCGCCCGCTACTCCGGGTTATTCGCGTATCTCGTGAAACTCTGGTCGCTCCTCGCTCCGCCGGTTTTTGTTTGTGTTGTCTTCGGCATTTTTTCCCGGCGCGCCGACAATCGCGGCGCCATCGCCACGCTCATCGTCGGTTCCACCTTGGGGCTCGCCGCGTTTCTCGTGCTCGATTCCCCCGCCGCGGTTGCGAAGCTGCCTGTTTACCTGCGCAACCCGCTCAACATCGGCTTCACCATCACGCTCGTTTGCACCGCGGTGATGCTCGCCGCCAGCCGCGGTCGATTCTCGCCGGCCGCGCGCCTCGCCTTCGCGCAACGCGCAGCGGTGCCCATGAGCGATCGCGAACAACGCCGCTACCGCCTCTTTCTCGCCAGCGTGCTCATCGTCCTCGTCGCCGTCATCGTGCTGTTCTCCCCGCTCGGTTTGCTGCGGGCGTGA
- a CDS encoding MalY/PatB family protein produces MTFDFDTPLNRVGSDSQKWQKYAGRDILPMWVADMDFRSSPAIIDALQRRVAHGIFGYARPVASTIDAVVDAFARRYGWAIDPAWLVWLPGLVGGLNLTAQALTAPGDEVLTLTPVYPPFMSAPKNSGRVSVPVPFALHTTAARWEIDWVALERSVTPRTKLFFLCNPHNPLARVWRRDELTQLAEFCARHDLILCSDEIHCDLILDPALPHIPSASLSSELAQRTITLMAPSKTYNIPGLGTSLAIIPDATLRARFVRAAAGIVAEVTALGFTACEAAYRDSEPWRQALLAYLRGNRDHLLSFLQRELPAVRVEAPIEATYLAWLNVSALGLADPIAHFEEHGVGLSEGAYFGARRGDYVRLNFGCPRATLSEGLARMKRAAAAAR; encoded by the coding sequence ATGACGTTCGACTTCGACACGCCGCTCAACCGCGTCGGCTCCGATTCCCAAAAGTGGCAGAAATACGCCGGCCGCGACATCCTGCCCATGTGGGTCGCCGACATGGATTTTCGCTCGTCGCCCGCCATCATCGATGCCCTGCAACGCCGCGTCGCGCACGGGATCTTCGGCTACGCTCGCCCGGTGGCCTCGACGATCGACGCTGTCGTCGACGCTTTCGCGCGCCGCTATGGTTGGGCGATCGATCCGGCGTGGCTCGTCTGGCTCCCTGGCCTCGTCGGCGGCCTCAACCTCACCGCGCAGGCCCTCACCGCCCCGGGTGACGAAGTGCTCACCCTCACGCCCGTTTACCCGCCGTTCATGTCGGCGCCGAAAAACAGCGGCCGCGTGTCGGTGCCGGTGCCGTTTGCCCTCCACACCACCGCGGCGCGTTGGGAAATCGATTGGGTGGCCCTCGAACGCTCCGTCACGCCGCGCACGAAGCTCTTCTTTTTGTGCAACCCGCACAACCCCCTCGCCCGCGTGTGGCGGCGCGACGAACTCACGCAACTCGCCGAATTCTGCGCGCGGCATGATCTCATTCTCTGCTCGGATGAAATTCACTGCGACCTGATCCTCGATCCCGCGCTGCCGCACATCCCCAGCGCGTCGCTCAGCAGCGAGCTCGCCCAGCGCACCATCACCCTCATGGCGCCGAGCAAGACCTACAACATTCCCGGGCTGGGCACCTCGCTCGCGATCATCCCCGACGCCACGTTGCGCGCGCGTTTCGTTCGCGCCGCCGCCGGCATCGTCGCCGAAGTCACCGCCCTCGGCTTCACCGCGTGCGAAGCCGCCTACCGCGACAGCGAACCCTGGCGCCAGGCGTTGCTCGCGTATCTGCGGGGCAATCGCGATCACCTCCTCTCGTTTCTCCAACGCGAGCTTCCCGCCGTGCGCGTCGAGGCGCCGATCGAGGCGACCTATCTGGCGTGGCTTAACGTCAGCGCACTCGGTCTTGCCGATCCCATCGCCCACTTCGAAGAACACGGCGTCGGCCTCAGCGAAGGCGCGTATTTCGGTGCGAGACGCGGCGACTATGTGCGCCTCAACTTCGGCTGCCCGCGCGCCACGCTGAGCGAAGGCCTGGCCCGGATGAAACGCGCCGCCGCGGCCGCGCGCTAA
- a CDS encoding thiol-disulfide oxidoreductase DCC family protein — protein sequence MPEPSTASSPSVPQRVLLFDGECGLCQGLVRLLLRSDRRGKLWFAPLQGETAQAFLRARDLPTTDFDTAVYVPDWAGRRVTILVRTDAVLAVLAALGGAWRAVAWCRAIPRSWRDAAYRLVARVRYRLFGAYRPRVLPPEWQARILP from the coding sequence ATGCCCGAGCCCTCCACCGCTTCTTCGCCGTCCGTCCCGCAACGGGTGTTGCTGTTCGACGGCGAATGCGGGCTGTGTCAGGGTTTGGTGCGGCTTTTGTTGCGCAGCGATCGGCGGGGGAAGTTGTGGTTCGCGCCGTTGCAGGGTGAAACGGCGCAGGCGTTTCTGCGCGCCCGCGATCTGCCGACGACAGATTTCGACACGGCGGTTTACGTGCCGGATTGGGCGGGGCGGCGGGTCACGATCCTCGTGCGCACCGATGCGGTGCTGGCCGTGCTGGCGGCTTTGGGCGGCGCGTGGCGCGCGGTGGCGTGGTGCCGCGCGATTCCGCGGAGTTGGCGCGACGCCGCGTATCGGCTGGTGGCGCGGGTGCGTTACCGGCTGTTCGGGGCGTATCGGCCGCGGGTGCTGCCGCCGGAGTGGCAGGCGCGGATTCTGCCTTAG
- the dusB gene encoding tRNA dihydrouridine synthase DusB — translation MRLGPYELPSPLFLSPLAGYTNLPMRVTLRELGGLSWTTTDLVNARSLLERNRTALKLVASASEDRPFAIQLFGSVPEEMRDAAIVCEELGAQSIDINMGCPVRKVVSIGGGSAMMTELDKTARLVRGMIDAVKIPITAKMRLGWDDANLTAPDLARVLEDTGVAAIFVHGRTRAQGFSGGVNLAGIRAVVQAVRAIPVIGNGDVTTPSAAQRMLAETECAGVSIGRGAFYDPWIFRRTAHLLRTGELLPEPTFTERLRVMRRHFERYCDFYGEEHGARLFRKVAPWYAKRFGPAKPFKRRIITITSRADFDAAIAEYLAWRAPFCGADGELLPKYEPAPMIASFERPDGEPDVLQRESIPVPKGPVDVW, via the coding sequence ATGCGTCTTGGTCCTTACGAACTTCCTTCGCCCTTGTTCCTCTCGCCGCTGGCCGGCTACACCAATCTGCCGATGCGCGTGACGCTGCGCGAACTCGGCGGGCTCTCCTGGACCACGACCGATCTCGTCAACGCGCGCTCCCTCCTCGAACGCAATCGCACCGCGCTCAAACTCGTCGCCTCCGCCTCCGAAGACCGGCCGTTTGCCATCCAGCTCTTCGGCAGCGTGCCCGAGGAAATGCGCGACGCCGCCATCGTCTGCGAAGAACTGGGCGCGCAGTCGATCGACATCAACATGGGCTGCCCCGTGCGCAAGGTCGTGAGCATCGGCGGCGGCTCCGCCATGATGACCGAGCTCGATAAAACCGCGCGCCTCGTGCGCGGCATGATCGACGCCGTCAAGATTCCCATCACCGCCAAAATGCGCCTCGGCTGGGATGACGCCAATCTCACCGCGCCCGACCTCGCCCGCGTCCTCGAAGACACCGGCGTCGCCGCCATTTTCGTGCACGGCCGCACCCGCGCGCAGGGATTTTCCGGCGGCGTCAACCTCGCCGGCATCCGCGCCGTCGTGCAGGCCGTGCGGGCGATTCCCGTCATCGGCAACGGCGACGTCACCACGCCCTCCGCCGCGCAGCGCATGCTTGCCGAAACGGAATGCGCGGGCGTCAGCATCGGCCGCGGCGCGTTTTACGATCCGTGGATTTTCCGCCGCACCGCGCACTTGCTGCGCACCGGCGAGCTGTTGCCCGAGCCGACGTTCACCGAGCGACTGCGGGTGATGCGCCGGCACTTCGAACGCTACTGCGATTTCTACGGCGAGGAACACGGTGCGCGGCTCTTTCGCAAGGTCGCGCCGTGGTATGCGAAACGCTTCGGCCCTGCGAAACCGTTCAAACGGCGGATCATCACCATCACCTCGCGCGCCGATTTCGACGCCGCGATCGCCGAGTATCTCGCGTGGCGCGCGCCGTTTTGCGGCGCCGACGGCGAACTCCTGCCCAAGTATGAACCCGCGCCGATGATCGCCTCGTTCGAACGCCCCGACGGCGAGCCCGACGTCTTGCAGCGCGAGAGCATCCCCGTGCCCAAAGGCCCCGTCGACGTCTGGTAA
- a CDS encoding alpha-L-rhamnosidase C-terminal domain-containing protein has protein sequence MKRSASAPSPETLIFRGASWLWPHDLRWDLVNAYALFRRGFQLDRVPRRAPLFITADQSYQLFVNGAFVARGPARGFQAHWPYDEVDLARWLVPGRNVIAVRAYNPGASNFQYVSQGYAGLLVAARWGRLSLASDASWRCLPDPGPRRDTIRTAIQLFPQEHFDARPGPVDWTSTAFDDHAWLTPATQPFGVLPWASLEPRGIPLLREVAQRPGRIIGRAAGDCGMDWATTRNVYLLRQNEDHRHAPATGDAAEFDVPATGPGRFRSVLIDLGQPVVGNFSVVVAGGRGGEIIDFIYTEIIDAATLAPDLRFPDGSRVTLSARLICRAGRTAHFFYHPFGFRFATITVRESAAPLQISLTFRSTLYPLERRGAFHSSEPGLEQIWETCARSQQNCMLDAYVDTPWREQAQWWGDARVQAWNTFHLSGDARLFRRGIFQIGAQTTADGVTYGHAPTMAHNCVLPDFTLIWMLTQWDYYWQTGDLEPFRAQRATVARALAYFEAHTGPDGLVTHDPRYWLFLDWTDLPKDGAPTVYNLWLVLALERLAAMHRLTREAAVAVRYERWARRLRATLRTLVDARGLLRDGFDANRKRLSSTSPHAQTLALLANLTPRHAAAQERFLLAYLADESPHRAQPSAYWITYVYTVLAARGHGRAVVDHLHPRWAPMIAHGSTFELFRDHPEFPISHSHAWSAHPLFHLMQTIGGVRQASVAWKTIRFAPVFLGASGGCTVPTPRGEIVSSWQRHADHTEVRLSLPRGVTAEIALPGLPRRRVTGSRRWALPADVA, from the coding sequence ATGAAACGATCCGCCTCCGCCCCGTCGCCTGAAACGCTCATCTTCCGCGGCGCGTCCTGGCTCTGGCCCCACGATCTGCGTTGGGATCTCGTCAACGCCTACGCGCTTTTCCGTCGCGGTTTTCAACTCGACCGCGTGCCGCGGCGCGCACCGCTGTTCATCACCGCCGACCAATCCTACCAGCTCTTCGTCAACGGTGCTTTCGTCGCACGCGGCCCCGCGCGCGGCTTTCAAGCGCACTGGCCTTACGACGAAGTCGACCTCGCCCGCTGGCTCGTGCCGGGCCGCAACGTGATCGCAGTCCGCGCCTACAATCCCGGCGCGAGCAACTTCCAATACGTTTCCCAAGGCTACGCCGGGCTGCTCGTGGCCGCGCGTTGGGGCCGCCTCTCGCTCGCGAGCGACGCTTCGTGGCGCTGCCTCCCCGATCCCGGTCCACGCCGCGATACGATCCGCACCGCCATTCAGCTTTTCCCCCAGGAACACTTCGATGCGCGCCCCGGCCCGGTCGATTGGACGTCGACGGCCTTCGATGATCACGCGTGGCTGACGCCCGCCACGCAGCCCTTCGGTGTGCTGCCTTGGGCCTCTCTCGAACCGCGCGGCATTCCACTGTTGCGCGAAGTGGCGCAACGCCCCGGGCGCATCATCGGCCGCGCGGCCGGCGACTGCGGAATGGATTGGGCTACGACACGCAACGTCTACCTCCTGCGGCAAAACGAAGACCATCGGCACGCGCCAGCGACCGGCGACGCGGCCGAGTTTGACGTTCCTGCGACGGGTCCCGGGCGTTTTCGCAGTGTCTTGATCGACCTCGGTCAGCCCGTCGTGGGCAACTTCTCCGTGGTCGTCGCCGGAGGGCGCGGCGGCGAGATCATCGATTTCATTTACACGGAAATCATCGACGCGGCGACCCTCGCGCCTGATTTGCGCTTTCCCGACGGCAGCCGCGTGACGCTGAGCGCCCGCCTCATCTGCCGCGCCGGACGCACCGCTCACTTTTTCTATCATCCGTTCGGGTTCCGGTTCGCGACGATCACCGTCCGCGAATCCGCGGCGCCGCTGCAGATCTCCCTCACGTTTCGCAGCACGCTTTACCCGCTGGAACGGCGCGGCGCGTTCCACAGCTCCGAGCCTGGGCTCGAACAAATCTGGGAAACCTGTGCGCGCTCCCAGCAGAACTGCATGCTCGATGCCTACGTCGATACGCCGTGGCGCGAGCAGGCCCAGTGGTGGGGCGACGCCCGCGTGCAGGCGTGGAACACCTTTCATCTCAGCGGCGACGCACGACTATTTCGGCGCGGAATTTTCCAGATCGGCGCGCAGACCACCGCCGACGGCGTGACCTACGGCCATGCACCGACGATGGCGCACAACTGCGTGCTGCCCGACTTCACGCTCATCTGGATGCTCACGCAGTGGGACTACTACTGGCAGACCGGCGACCTGGAACCCTTTCGCGCCCAACGAGCCACCGTGGCGCGCGCCCTCGCTTATTTCGAAGCCCACACCGGCCCCGACGGGCTCGTCACGCACGATCCGCGTTACTGGCTTTTTCTCGACTGGACCGACCTGCCCAAAGACGGCGCGCCGACCGTCTACAACCTCTGGCTCGTGCTCGCCCTCGAACGTCTCGCCGCGATGCACCGGCTCACGCGCGAAGCGGCCGTGGCGGTTCGCTACGAACGCTGGGCGCGCCGCCTGCGTGCAACGTTGCGCACGCTCGTCGATGCGCGCGGCCTCCTGCGCGATGGTTTCGATGCCAATCGCAAACGTCTCTCCAGCACCTCGCCCCACGCGCAAACCCTCGCGTTGCTGGCCAACCTCACCCCGCGCCACGCCGCGGCACAGGAACGATTTCTCCTCGCCTATCTCGCCGACGAATCGCCGCACCGCGCGCAGCCGAGCGCCTATTGGATCACTTACGTTTACACCGTGCTCGCCGCGCGCGGCCACGGACGCGCCGTGGTCGACCATCTGCATCCCCGCTGGGCGCCGATGATCGCCCACGGTTCGACGTTCGAACTGTTCCGCGATCACCCCGAATTCCCCATCAGCCATTCGCACGCGTGGTCGGCGCATCCGCTCTTCCATCTCATGCAGACCATCGGCGGAGTTCGCCAGGCGTCCGTCGCGTGGAAAACCATCCGCTTCGCCCCGGTGTTCCTCGGCGCCTCCGGCGGCTGCACCGTGCCGACGCCCCGCGGCGAAATCGTTTCGTCCTGGCAGCGTCATGCCGATCACACTGAGGTCCGACTCAGTTTGCCCCGCGGGGTCACGGCCGAAATCGCGCTGCCCGGTTTGCCGCGCCGCCGCGTGACGGGCTCCCGGAGGTGGGCGCTCCCCGCCGACGTTGCGTAA
- a CDS encoding MarC family NAAT transporter produces the protein MPSAGHFWELILGTVVALLPLINPLAAAPTFLAITEGDTLERRLQQLRMACIYMVVILVSFLIGGTFIMGFFGISIPGLRIAGGLLVAGIGSGMLMQNPRQPVQHETDHVEARAKRDVSFSPLAMPMLSGPGSIAVTLGFTSLASDWLDYTAIILGILVVAVFTYVTLRLSGRIVQVIGQNGMNALTRIMGFLLLCIGIQFVVNGVIGIATDPTFLHQIRQVLATH, from the coding sequence ATGCCCAGCGCCGGACACTTTTGGGAACTGATTCTCGGCACCGTGGTGGCGTTGCTGCCGCTGATCAACCCGCTCGCCGCTGCGCCGACGTTTCTCGCCATCACCGAGGGCGACACCCTGGAGCGGCGTCTGCAGCAACTGCGGATGGCCTGCATCTACATGGTGGTCATCCTCGTTAGTTTTCTGATTGGCGGGACGTTCATCATGGGATTTTTCGGCATCTCGATCCCAGGACTGCGCATCGCCGGCGGCCTGCTCGTCGCCGGTATCGGTTCGGGCATGTTGATGCAAAATCCCCGGCAGCCCGTGCAGCACGAAACCGATCACGTGGAGGCGCGCGCGAAACGCGATGTGTCGTTCTCGCCTTTGGCCATGCCGATGTTGAGCGGCCCCGGCTCGATCGCGGTGACGCTCGGCTTCACCTCACTCGCCAGCGATTGGCTCGACTACACCGCCATCATTCTGGGCATTTTGGTCGTCGCGGTTTTTACCTACGTCACACTGCGGCTCTCGGGCCGCATCGTGCAGGTGATCGGCCAAAACGGCATGAACGCCCTCACGCGCATCATGGGTTTCTTGCTCCTGTGCATCGGCATTCAATTCGTCGTCAACGGCGTCATCGGCATCGCGACCGATCCCACTTTTCTGCACCAGATTCGTCAGGTCCTCGCCACCCACTAG